In Treponema sp. OMZ 798, the following proteins share a genomic window:
- a CDS encoding class I SAM-dependent methyltransferase gives MRDIEKYALDYSADGFEVIQESFRRKKILEILRRYELQEILDIGTGMQPVFTELGNIKYKKYTCIEPSLQLYENAKQKAIGNKKIECINDFFPSEKMNNKKYDFIICSSLLHEIENQEEFLEAIKRNCKKESKVYFCVPNANSFHRILAKRMGIIRNINEKTERNVELQQNNVFDVDSLKEMLEDKVFFIMECGTFFMKPFTHKQMYMAFKEKIIDEKVLEGLYNCSEEFSKNGSEIYMIAKVIT, from the coding sequence ATGCGAGATATTGAAAAATATGCACTGGATTATAGTGCAGATGGCTTTGAAGTTATTCAGGAAAGTTTTAGACGAAAAAAAATATTGGAAATTTTGAGGAGATATGAGCTGCAAGAAATATTAGATATAGGCACTGGCATGCAACCAGTTTTTACTGAGCTTGGAAATATAAAGTATAAAAAATATACCTGTATAGAGCCGAGTTTGCAATTATATGAAAATGCGAAACAAAAAGCAATTGGAAATAAAAAAATCGAATGTATAAATGATTTTTTTCCAAGTGAAAAAATGAATAATAAAAAGTATGACTTTATAATCTGTTCAAGTTTACTACATGAGATAGAAAATCAGGAGGAATTTCTAGAAGCAATAAAAAGAAATTGCAAAAAAGAGAGTAAAGTATATTTTTGTGTTCCCAATGCAAATTCTTTTCATAGAATTCTTGCAAAGAGAATGGGGATCATAAGAAATATTAATGAAAAAACGGAGCGCAATGTAGAGCTTCAGCAGAACAATGTGTTTGATGTAGATAGTCTTAAGGAAATGTTAGAAGATAAAGTTTTTTTTATAATGGAATGCGGAACATTTTTTATGAAGCCTTTTACCCATAAGCAGATGTATATGGCATTTAAAGAAAAAATAATAGATGAAAAAGTTTTAGAGGGATTATATAATTGTAGTGAAGAGTTTTCAAAGAATGGCTCAGAAATTTATATGATTGCTAAAGTAATCACATAA